ACGAACTCTATTAGCAATACTCCAGATGAAGCTGAGTATGTGGAAATTGAGTTCAAAGAAGGCGTTCCAGTTAAGTTAAATGGAGAACAATTACCATTACATGAGTTAATTGTAAAATTAAATACAATCGCAGGTAAACACGGCGTCGGAAGAATCGACCATGTAGAAAACCGTTTAATCGGTATTAAGTCTAGAGAAGTTTACGAAGCTCCAGGTGCCATGGTATTAATTCAAGCACATAAGGAAATCGAGTTCTTAACATTACCTAAGGAAATCATTCAGTTTAAGCCTGTAATTGAGCAAAAATACGCGCAAATGATTTATGACGGCCTATGGTTCTCAGCGTTAAGAGATGTTCTTGATGGATTCATCAAAGCTAGCCAAAAGACAGTAACAGGTACTGCAAGAGTGAAACTTCACAAAGGTACTGCATTTACTGTAGGTAGAAAATCAGAGCAATCTCTATACAACCATGAATTAGCTACTTATAATCCAGAAGATACATTCGATCATGACGCTGCCATTGGTTTTATTAAGCTTTGGGGTCTTCCAACTAAGGTATATGCAATGGTAAATAAGAAGAATAAGTAATTCGCAACGCTAGTTGGGATTACAACTTAACATAAATGGAACATACAGAATTTAAATACTAATGAAGGAATGACTTACTTGGTGCTTGTATTGATTTGCTGCGGCAATTGATATGCACTAAGTTAGTCATTTTAATATGTAGCGAAGGGGTTTTAACGATGAAACTATGGGGCGGCCGATTCACAAAATCTACCCATAAATTAGTGGATGAATTCACAGCTTCTGTACTTTTCGACCAGAAGCTTTGGAATGAAGATATTAAGGGAAGTATTGCCCATGTCACTATGCTTGGGAAACAGGGAATTATCCCACAAGCAGATGCAGAAACGATTAAGAATGGTTTGCTCGTCATCCGTGAACGCATTGAAAACGATGAATTTACATTCTCCGTTACTGATGAAGATGTGCATATGAATATCGAGAAAGCCTTAATCGAAGAAATTGGTCCTGTCGGTGGTAAATTACATACAGGCAGAAGCCGTAACGATCAGGTTTCTACAGATATGCACTTGTTCTTATGTTCTCGTATAAAAGAAATTGTTGAATTGCTGAAGGGATTACAACAGGTTCTTGTGCAAAAGGCTGAGACGAATATCGATATAGTCATTCCAGGATATACCCACTTACAACGTGCGCAACCGATTTTATTTGCTCATCATATGATGGCGTATTTTTGGATGTTTCAACGTGATGTGGAGCGTTTCGAAGACGCATACAAACGTGCCGACATATTACCATTAGGCGCAGGTGCAATGGCTGGGACAACTTTCCCGATTGACCGCCAGTTTGTTGCGGATCAATTAGGATTTACTAATATTTATGAGAATAGTTTAGATGCAGTAAGCGATCGCGACTATATCTTAGAATTTTTATCTGCTGCTTCGATTACAATGATGCACTTATCACGTTTTTGTGAAGAGTTGATTTTATGGTCAAGTACAGAGTTCCAGTTTATTGAACTTGACGATGCATTCTGTACTGGCAGTAGCATCATGCCGCAGAAGAAAAACCCTGACGTAGCAGAGTTAGTTCGCGGGAAAACGGGTCGTGTCTATGGACATTTGATGTCATTACTAACGATTATGAAGTCCTTGCCATTAGCGTACAACAAAGACTTACAAGAAGATAAAGAAGGCATGTTTGATGTGGTAGAAACCTTGAAAATGTCATTGACCCTATTTGCACCAATGATTGAAACGATGAAAGTAAATGAAGATGTTTTGAAGAAGACTGTGAATCAAGATTTTGCGAACGCAACGGACCTAGCAGATTATCTTGTAAGAAAGCATTTACCGTTCCGTGATGCTCATGAAGTAATCGGAAAAATCGTGTTACATTGCATCCAGAATAAAAAATTCTTACCTGATTTAACGATAGAAGAATATAAGGAATTTTCGGATTTATTCGATAAAGACGTGTATCAGGTCATTGATCCGATCAACGTTGTGAATGCTCGTAATGTCCTTGGTGGAACAGCCAAACCTCAAGTTCTTCAGGCTATAGAAAAAGCGAAAATACTACTAGGATAAAGAACATAAAAAATATAAGCCCAGACTCACTTTTCAATTAAGTGCATTCTGGGCTTTCTTATGTTAGATAAAGGTAAACTTAACATAGATTCTATTATCATTTATATAAATGACGTCTAATTGGAAGAACTTTATTACTTTTTTTATACTTGTAGTTTATTAAGAAAGCTGTCAGAAAAACCGATAATATAAGTGCTAAGTATTTTTCGAGATGATATTTTCTAATTATAATTCATGAAATGTTGGTGAACCAATATGGAAATCACAAGTCATATAGCTTCTAATGTTCGAACATCAGACCCTAAATCCGATTTGCGATCGGGGCAGGTGGTGTCGGCTACAGTTAAGGAACGAATTTCTGACAGTGAAGCTGTCCTATCTATTCGTGGGCAGGAAGTGAAAGCGACCTTTGAAGGGAAAATCCCAGAAGGTGATCGTTTATTAGTTGAAGTCAAAAATGCTGAAGGAAACCAAATTGTAGTAAAAGCAATGGACGGGCAACAAGCACAGAGCCTAACTAAGCTTACGGCAGAAAGTGAGTTACAAGCAATTGCACAGAAATTTGGCGAAAAACTCACTCCAGAGCTTCGTCAAGCAATGCGTATGGTAATTGACTCAGGGATGCCGCTTTCTAAAGAATTAATTCAAGAGATTAAAAACTTTATTCATACAAAAATTGATACTTCGACTGTTGAAAATGCAAAATATGCTGATCGAATGAATCAATTGGAGAACAAATTAGAGACACTGCAAGCTGCTCTAGCTAAAAACATAAACATTTCTCAAGTTCATTTACAAGCCGTTCACGAAGCATTACATGGGTCGGGATTGACAGAAGCAATCAAAAATTTACAATTGCAGATTTCTAACAACCAGGGC
The nucleotide sequence above comes from Desulfuribacillus stibiiarsenatis. Encoded proteins:
- the argH gene encoding argininosuccinate lyase is translated as MKLWGGRFTKSTHKLVDEFTASVLFDQKLWNEDIKGSIAHVTMLGKQGIIPQADAETIKNGLLVIRERIENDEFTFSVTDEDVHMNIEKALIEEIGPVGGKLHTGRSRNDQVSTDMHLFLCSRIKEIVELLKGLQQVLVQKAETNIDIVIPGYTHLQRAQPILFAHHMMAYFWMFQRDVERFEDAYKRADILPLGAGAMAGTTFPIDRQFVADQLGFTNIYENSLDAVSDRDYILEFLSAASITMMHLSRFCEELILWSSTEFQFIELDDAFCTGSSIMPQKKNPDVAELVRGKTGRVYGHLMSLLTIMKSLPLAYNKDLQEDKEGMFDVVETLKMSLTLFAPMIETMKVNEDVLKKTVNQDFANATDLADYLVRKHLPFRDAHEVIGKIVLHCIQNKKFLPDLTIEEYKEFSDLFDKDVYQVIDPINVVNARNVLGGTAKPQVLQAIEKAKILLG